Proteins encoded within one genomic window of Marasmius oreades isolate 03SP1 chromosome 4, whole genome shotgun sequence:
- a CDS encoding uncharacterized protein (antiSMASH:Cluster_4.2) has translation MVVLTSRVALIAASISLAAISNAPTVDGIAIPAVTRSEVVARHTLVRRESPGLEAVIRRKGKKMEKEKGEEKDNLSKNGKGRQHHSSDTRVHSGSEGSDSLLRKRSPEQKFLHVRRGAWPQPDHGRNSPSRRAPPRIFITRGEGNATPGYIALEGSETRKDYGFLAWNSTTGDIDASDQATVWNRIPVTCPQDSGFQHCASFAMITTSDKNLCITFPSESTEPSRFHGDYCRAGSMAGEEAAANRSQTFGYHPNTGRIEPLPSGNFSSRSTALWRRESGEQVALVFSLLEQNSSVNQSNIDSSKSDSTSASSDSTATAAETTTLTVTVTAESEPTTSPADLEKVSTASTTGTASPTQTSSPLVVKVFGNSSSSTTDGVSMTTSATAAATTTASTSSVDGNAIASSIAAEYSSSSVASTTTTDSSSTSTDAARR, from the exons ATGGTTGTTCTTACATCTCGTGTCGCTCTCATCGCCGCCTCTATCTCGCTCGCTGCAATCTCGAATGCACCTACCGTTGATGGTATTGCGATTCCAGCCGTTACTCGCTCTGAAGTAGTAGCTCGCCACACGTTGGTTCGTAGAGAAAGTCCAGGTTTGGAAGCCGTTATCCGgcggaaggggaagaagatggagaaggagaagggcgAGGAGAAGGACAACCTTTCGAAGAACGGCAAGGGACGTCAGCACCACAGC AGCGATACGAGAGTCCACAGTGGATCAGAGGGTTCTGACTCACTGCTGCGGAAGCGCTCGCCCGAACAGAAGTTTCTTCATGTTCGTCGCGGTGCTTGGCCTCAACCTGATCATGGTCGCAACTCGCCATCGCGTCGCGCCCCCCCTCGTATTTTTATCACTAGGGGCGAAGGTAATGCTACTCCTGGGTATATCGCATTGGAG GGCTCCGAAACACGGAAGGACTATGGCTTCTTGGCCTGGAATTCCACAACTGGTGATATAGACGCCTCCGACCAGGCTACGGTTTGGAATCGCATCCCAGTCACTTGCCCGCAAGACTCCGGCTTCCAACATTGTGCTTCATTTGCCATGATCACTACCTCGGACAAGAATCTGTGCATTACGTTCCCTTCAGAGTCAACGGAGCCTTCGCGCTTTCACGGGGATTATTGCCGGGCCGGGTCTATGGCTGGTGAAGAAGCTGCTGCTAATCGAAGTCAGACTTTTGGATACCACCCTAATACTGGCCGTATCGAACCTCTTCCCAGCGGCAACTTCTCAAGCCGATCGACGGCCCTGTGGCGTAGAGAGAGTGGAGAGCAAGTGGCACTAGTCTTCTCTCTCCTTGAACAGAACTCGAGCGTCAACCAGTCGAACATTGATTCATCGAAATCCGATTCCACCTCTGCGTCTTCCGACTCTACTGCTACTGCTGCTGAGACCACCACCTTGACGGTCACGGTGACGGCAGAATCTGAGCCGACCACATCTCCAGCCGACTTGGAAAAAGTGTCGACCGCTTCTACTACTGGTACCGCCTCTCCTACTCAAACGTCTAGTCCACTCGTAGTCAAGGTCTTTGGgaactcctcctcttccacgaCTGACGGTGTTTCCATGACTACAAGCGCTACAGCTGCCGCTACTACTACAGCTTCTACCAGTTCTGTTGATGGCAACGCCATCGCTTCCAGTATTGCTGCAGAGTATAGTTCTTCCAGTGTCGCTTCTACCACTACTACGGACTCTTCATCTACTAGTACGGATGCTGCAAGAAGGTAA
- a CDS encoding uncharacterized protein (antiSMASH:Cluster_4.2), which translates to MFSSFAALLSICVVVLASPTSEKRQSITTLSNAQIATFKPFSFYAAAAYCKPPTTLAWNCGANCEANPTFKPVASGGNGDSVQFWYVGYDPTLKTVIVGHQGTDFSKISAIVTDGNFVHGELDSSLFPGVPSTAQVHDGFRDEQAKTATQVLAAVNQALSANSANQVAVVGHSMGGALALLDGVYLRLQLPTNTSVKVVNYASPRVGNSNFASFVDSHVPLTHITNKKDIVPIMPGRASDFAHPNGEIHIKEDNTWNSCPGHDNTNTRCTVGDVPNIFAGLSHEPNDHFGPYDGVHIGGC; encoded by the exons ATGTTCTCTTCTTTCGCTGCTCTCCTCTCAATCTGCGTTGTGGTGCTGGCATCACCCACATCGGAGAAACGTCAATCGATAACTACCCTCTCGAATGCTCAGATTGCGACGTTCAAACCGTTTTCTTTCTATGCAGCAGCAGCTTATTGTAAGCCTCCGACTACGTTGGCTTGGAACTGCGGTG CAAACTGTGAGGCCAATCCCACTTTCAAGCCTGTCGCGTCCGGTGGAAATGGTGATAGTGTCCAGTTTTGGTATGTCGGTTACGACCCGACCCTCAAAACTGTTATTGTCGGACACCAAGGAACCGACTTCTCTAAGAT CAGCGCGATAGTAACTGACGGCAACTTCGTGCATGGAGAGCTGGACTCGTCATTATTCCCTGGTGTGCCATCTACAGCCCAAGTTCATGATGGATTCCGAGACGAACAAGCTAAGACCGCAACGCAAGTTCTCGCAGCCGTAAACCAAGCGTTGTCTGCAAACTCTGCTAACCAGGTAGCGGTGGTGGGGCACTCGATGGGTGGTGCGTTGGCTCTGCTTGATGGAGTGTATCTGCGACTCCAGTTACCAACCAACACGAGCGTTAAAGTAGTCAATTATGCCTCTCCTCGG GTTGGAAACTCCAATTTTGCGAGCTTTGTTGACTCTCATGTCCCGTTAACCCATATCACCAACAA AAAAGACATCGTCCCTATCATGCCAGGTCGAGCATCAGATTTCGCTCATCCAAATGGAGAGATACACATCAAGGAAGACAATACGTGGAATTCCTGCCCTGGACACGATAACACTAATACGCGATGCACTGTGGGAGACGTTCCAAATATCTTTGCGGGTCTCTCTCACGAGCCAAATGATCATTTCG GACCTTATGACGGTGTTCATATAGGAGGATGCTGA
- a CDS encoding uncharacterized protein (antiSMASH:Cluster_4.2) encodes MFLSFAALLSICVVVLASPTSEKRQSITILSNDQIAKFKPYTFFAAAAYCQPPTTLAWNCGAICQANPSFKPVASGGDGKAIQFWYVGYDPTLKTVIVAHQGGFKPLQAKITDFKAAQSNLNPSLFPGVPSAVQVHLGFKEEQEKTALEVLASVKKALSENSANQVTVVGHSLGGALATLDGVYLRLQLPSSTNVTVINYAAPRVGNPDFANFVDSHVPFTRITNKKDFVPTLPGQKFFSPKPFAHPNGELHINADNTWASCPGHDNPDKQCTVGSVPIFALGVLHEGVDHRGPYDGVRIAADGACKSP; translated from the exons ATGTTCCTTTCTTTCGCTGCTCTCCTCTCAATCTGTGTCGTGGTGCTGGCATCACCTACATCGGAGAAACGTCAATCGATAACGATCCTCTCGAATGACCAGATTGCAAAGTTCAAACCATACACTTTCTTTGCAGCAGCAGCTTATTGTCAGCCTCCGACTACATTAGCCTGGAATTGCGGTG CAATCTGTCAGGCCAATCCCTCTTTCAAGCCTGTCGCGTCCGGAGGAGATGGCAAGGCTATCCAGTTCTGGTATGTCGGTTACGACCCGACTCTCAAGACCGTTATTGTTGCGCATCAAGGAGGCTTCAAACCGCT CCAGGCGAAAATAACAGACTTCAAGGCCGCCCAGTCAAACCTGAACCCTTCCTTGTTCCCCGGTGTCCCATCCGCGGTCCAGGTTCACCTCGGATTCAAGGAGGAACAAGAGAAGACCGCACTAGAAGTCCTTGCAtcggtgaagaaagcgttGTCCGAAAACTCTGCCAATCAAGTGACGGTAGTGGGACATTCACTTGGTGGCGCTTTGGCTACTCTTGACGGAGTCTATCTGCGACTCCAGCTGCCGTCCAGTACAAACGTCACGGTGATCAATTATGCCGCGCCTCGG GTTGGAAACCCAGACTTTGCGAACTTCGTCGATTCTCATGTTCCGTTCACCCGGATTACCAATAA GAAAGACTTCGTTCCTACCCTTCCAGGTCAAAAATTCTTCAGTCCAAAACCTTTTGCTCATCCGAACGGAGAACTGCACATTAACGCGGATAATACGTGGGCTTCCTGTCCTGGTCATGATAACCCTGACAAGCAATGTACTGTGGGATCTGTTCCGATTTTCGCATTGGGTGTCCTTCACGAAGGAGTGGATCATCGTG GACCTTATGATGGTGTTCGTATAGCAGCTGATGGAGCATGCAAGTCGCCTTAG
- a CDS encoding uncharacterized protein (antiSMASH:Cluster_4.2) encodes MGDFGAPPVIPPEFQLYNSYEEDPKWQRTFTIVWCSALSASVAFSLPYLVKSIRNQRAFAGLFGVGERYAGYAYSTIAPVDDLDDGGSGSEKLGSEKAPKIPPRKWRTDQRQGRGRERSLLQARVEGILTTIFSVLLWSAPGLGVNVGQIILLIGYAVSVVVCIVKDSILEENSNRAGFMAIAQLPVVFLFATKNSMLSFLLGPGHGYEKLNYIHRWSGRAMFVGAVIHGSLWIQNHLRFGLPILGQQKETTGVAALGVLCAIVLTALRPVRRWFYEVFWVIHVLLFVAFFVTICYHTIYAPPWIFPPLAFYAFDMLLRLFKYRIKDATLAAVGEQMTLIRIPHCDTGWEAGQHIRLRVFFSGRIFESHPLSIMSAPPETSCLRSSDGIPSGILLGARVTGDWTRALNQYATAESYSTNLLTSLEPKTKQEGSCEGAITPVPVHVMIDGPYGGSSIDLGEYESVLLVAGGSGATFTLGLLDDIVGRCIRLNRQRGERTRRIEFAWCVKSFGYLKWFAAALGDIAGVVHDRHRHRQQDTDVELDLDLHISVYVTCLCNPDEVPDIPNMDVTLERPSVKELLRELVTPPDPETTPTSSKLQWAGLGGGVAVCASGPESLTREASNAVASLGLTRGVELGGVSVHTEVFSL; translated from the exons ATGGGCGACTTTGGTGCACCCCCAGTTATTCCGCCAGAGTTCCAACTATACAA CTCATACGAAGAAGACCCTAAATGGCAACGCACATTCACGATCGTATGGTGTTCTGCTCTCTCTGCCTCTGTTGCCTTCTCGTTGCCATATCTTGTGAAGTCAATACGGAATCAGAGGGCATTCGCTGGGTTGTTTGGAGTTGGGGAGAGGTATGCTGGGTATGCGTATAGTACGATTGCGCCTGTTGATGATTTGGATGATGGAGGATCAGGGTCAGAGAAACTTGGATCGGAGAAGGCCCCTAAGATTCCGCCAAGGAAATGGAGAACGGATCAGAGACAAGGACGGGGACGGGAGAGAAGTCTGTTGCAGGCTCGAGTGGAAGGTATCTTGACCACTATCTTTTCGGTGCTGTTGTGGTCTGCGCCAGGACTTGGGGTCAATGTAGGACAAA TCATCCTATTGATCGGATACGCCGTCTCTGTCGTCGTGTGTATCGTCAAAGACTCTATCCTCGAAGAAAATTCGAATCGTGCAG GTTTCATGGCCATAGCTCAACTTCccgtcgtcttcctcttcgccaCCAAAAACTCTATGCTGTCCTTCCTACTTGGCCCAGGCCACGGGTACGAGAAGCTTAACTACATCCACCGATGGTCCGGTCGTGCCATGTTCGTAGGCGCTGTCATTCATGGATCTCTGTGGATTCAGAACCACCTTCGCTTCGGTTTGCCGATCTTGGGGCAACAGAAGGAAACGACAGGTGTTGCAGCGTTAGGCGTATTGTGTGCCATTGTCCTGACGGCCCTCAGACCCGTGAGGAGGTGGTTCTATGAGGTATTCTGGGTTATACA TGTCCTGTTATTCGTGGCGTTCTTCGTCACGATCTGTTACCACACGATTTATGCGCCCCCATGGATATTCCCTCCGTTAGCATTTTATGCGTTTGATATGCTGCTGAGGCTGTTCAAGTATCGAATCAAAGACGCTACGTTGGCTGCGGTTGGCGAGCAGATGACTTTG ATCCGAATTCCGCACTGCGACACAGGCTGGGAAGCTGGCCAACACATCCGGCTCCGTGTTTTCTTTTCCGGCCGCATTTTCGAATCCCATCCTCTTTCCATCATGTCTGCACCACCTGAAACCTCTTGTCTCCGGTCTAGTGATGGCATTCCTAGTGGGATCCTCCTAGGTGCGAGAGTCACAGGTGATTGGACAAGAGCTCTGAATCAGTACGCTACCGCTGAAAGCTACTCGACGAACCTTTTAACTTCGCTTGAACCCAAAACCAAGCAAGAAGGGAGTTGCGAAGGAGCTATCACGCCTGTACCCGTTCATGTGATGATAGACGGTCCCTATGGCGGTTCGTCCATCGACCTCGGTGAATACGAGAGCGTATTGCTCGTAGCCGGTGGATCCGGGGCTACATTCACACTCGGCCTCCTGGATGACATCGTCGGTCGTTGTATCCGTTTGAATCGACAACGAGGAGAACGTACTCGACGGATCGAGTTTGCGTGGTGTGTCAAGTCGTTTGGGTATCTCAAGTGGTTTGCTGCCGCATTGGGGGATATCGCGGGGGTGGTACATGACCGTCACCGCCATCGCCAACAGGATACAGACGTTGAgctggatttggatttgcATATATCGGTCTATGTGACTTGTCTGTGTAATCCTGATGAGGTCCCTGACATACCGAATATGGACGTGACGCTCGAGAGGCCGTCAGTGAAGGAGTTGTTGAGGGAGCTAGTTACGCCTCCGGACCCGGAAACTACTCCCACTTCGTCTAAGCTCCAGTGGGCCGGGCTTGGTGGGGGCGTAGCGGTGTGTGCGTCAGGGCCAGAAAGTTTGACGAGAGAAGCTTCGAACGCGGTTGCCTCTCTGGGTCTGACTAGAGGCGTTGAGTTGGGTGGGGTGAGCGTTCATACAGAGGTGTTTTCGCTGTAG
- a CDS encoding uncharacterized protein (antiSMASH:Cluster_4.2), protein MGGFGLAPCSICDYISWSQPQSQSPKSPTPSCKSLHPTTISDHYIRPTMAAAISLLSSLFFARLCLAQDINGMDMTMDMPMDLASGHMLMYFHFTPGDILWFEGWVPQSKGAMVGACIGLFLLALVDRWVAGCRGIMEAHWGKRAQIAYVNKINSDSHINKKVKGTSRSAPSPSVLDLVTMRTIVPFIPAHDIVRGIMQAGQAAIGFALMLAVMTFQVSFLIAIVIGLGVGETLFGRSRIVAHV, encoded by the exons ATGGGAGGATTTGGCTTGGCCCCCTGTAGCATTTGTGATTACATAAGCTGGTCACAACCCCAATCCCAATCGCCAAAAAGTCCTACGCCGTCCTGCAAAAGTTTACATCCGACCACCATCAGTGATCACTATATCCGCCCTACGATGGCCGCTGCGATTTCGCTTCTCTcctctctcttcttcgcAAGACTGTGTCTAGCCCAGGATATCAATGGCATGGACATGACGATGGATATGCCTATGGACCTCGCCAGCGGACATATGTTGATGTATTTTCACTTCACACCTGGTGATATCCTGTGGTTCGAAGGATGGGTACCTCAAAGTAAAGGGGCAATGGTCGGAGCTTGCATTGGACTGTTCTTACTGGCTCTTGTTGATCGATGGGTGGCTGGGTGTAGGGGTATCATGGAGGCACATTGGGGGAAAAG GGCCCAGATAGCATACGTTAACAAGATTAACTCGGATTCTCACATCAATAAGAAAGTGAAAGGCACTTCCCGCTCCGCTCCTTCTCCCTCGGTTCTTGACTTGGTCACGATGCGAACGATTGTACCCTTCATTCCAGCTCATGATATCGTGCGAGGAATCATGCAAGCCGGGCAAGCGGCCATTGGTTTCGCTCTCATGTTGGCTGTTAT GACGTTTCAAGTGTCGTTCTTGATAGCGATCGTGATCGGTTTGGGGGTTGGAGAGACGTTGTTTGGGAGATCTAGGATTGTTGCTCATGTCTAG
- a CDS encoding uncharacterized protein (antiSMASH:Cluster_4.2; CAZy:GH25), producing MKSLHLLLPLLPLALAATLGKRANPQGIDVSHFQPNVDWAKVKANGISFAFMKATDGTTFKDPSFSSHFTDATNAGLIRGAYHFGRPDASSGAAQANFFLANGGEWSGDGITFPGVLDIEFNPNGANCYGLSPAAMVSWIKDFSDTYHAKTTRFPIIYTNTNWWKECTGNSAAFASNPLWIARFTTAASPGELPAGWPTFTFWQFADHGSNPGDADNFNGDLAALKKIATG from the exons ATGAAATCTTTGCATCTTTTACTACCTTTGCTACCCCTCGCCTTGGCTGCCACTCTCGGGAAACGGGCCAACCCGCAGGGCATAGATGTTTCTCACTTCCAACCGAATGTCGACTGGGCGAAGGTCAAAGCGAACGGGATTTCATTCGCTTTTATGAAAGCGACCGACGGAACTA CGTTCAAGGACCCCTCGTTTTCGTCTCATTTCACTGATGCCACCAATGCTGGCCTTATTCGTGGAGcatatcactttggccgtccAGATGCAAGCTCAGGAGCTGCGCAAGCAAATTTCTTTTTGGCTAATGGGG GTGAATGGTCCGGTGATGGAATCACTTTCCCTGGTGTATTGGACATTGAGT TTAATCCAAATGGCGCCAATTGTTACGGTCTGAGTCCCGCTGCCATGGTCAGTTGGATCAAGGATTTTTCAGATACGTACCACGCAAAGACCACTAG GTTCCCGA TCATCTACACAAACACGAACTGGTGGAAAGAATGCACCGGCAATAGCGCAGCATTCGCTTCAAATCCACTTTGGATTGCTCGCTTCACGACTGCCGCTAGCCCTGGTGAATTGCCGGCGGGTTGGCC AACCTTCACTTTCTGGCAATTTGCGGATCATGGTTCCAATCCTGGCGATGCGGACAATTTTAACGGTGACCTTGCAGCGCTCAAAAA GATCGCTACTGGATAG
- a CDS encoding uncharacterized protein (BUSCO:EOG09264R4M) has translation MDETPTGLFDAYHGDFEHIIQGVKNKLDKEVLEQYGEQRKATLRRVEIELDEADDLVSQLEIEVQGIPASIRPQYAARLKQSKIDMNRLKRVAKDMHAKVSRGELLGPGGSFARSDDPYDDERTTLLAGTHILTDGSRRLDNATRIALETETLGADILRNLAEDRERIENSRDTLQRADTSIDRASKTLKNMIRQMYKQRFILSGLGVVLVIVVLVILYFKLIRH, from the exons ATGGACGAAACACCCACAGGCCTTTTCGACGCCTACCACGGAGATTTCGAACATATCATCCAAGGTGTTAAGAATAAATTAGACAAAGAGGTTTTAGAGCAATATGGAG AACAAAGAAAAGCAACCTTGCGAAGGGTAGAAATCGAACTAGACGAAGCTGATGATCTG GTATCTCAACTCGAAATCGAAGTTCAAGGAATCCCAGCTTCCATACGTCCACAATATGCAGCTCGGCTTAAACAGTCCAAAATCGACATGAACAGGTTAAAACGAGTTGCGAAGGATATGCATGCCAAAGTCTCTCGGGGAGAGCTTCTTGGCCCTGGTGGAAGTTTTGCAAGGTCAGACGACCCCTACGACGACGAACGAACGACGTTACTGGCTGGCACGCACATCTTGACTGATGGAAGTAGACGGCTTGATAATGCGACGAGGATAGCGTTGGAAACGGAAACTTTGGGTGCGGATATTTTGAGGAATTTGGCGGAGGATAGGGAGAGGATTGAGAATTCGAGAGATACG CTTCAAAGAGCAGATACGTCTATCGACCGTGCCTCTAAAACTCTCAAGAATATGATTCGGCA GATGTACAAGCAACGCTTCATACTCAGCGGCCTCGGAGTCGTGCTGGTCATCGTTGTGCTTGTCATATTGTACTTCAAACTCATTCGTCACTGA